A window of Sebastes umbrosus isolate fSebUmb1 chromosome 3, fSebUmb1.pri, whole genome shotgun sequence contains these coding sequences:
- the fip1l1b gene encoding pre-mRNA 3'-end-processing factor FIP1 isoform X2 — MSAAAEEADKTTDASAGDEEEEWLYGDESESKDEDEEAKLNAAVSAPADASTEDGAAHATGNGVASEATGDGEGAGAEDVDSDSDSDDDDDDVRVTIGDIKTGAPQYTNYGAPPVNLNIKTTGSRPYGASKMKGVDLEAPGSINGVPVLEAEMESFEEKPWRKPGADLSDYFNYGFNEDTWKAYCEKQKRLRMGMEVSTVSSITSKITVQQGRTGNDKDISVLPVHTSKPDFSSPINMYKPAVNQVPRISPPQWPGPPPPDMSYYTKTSGTIDVIGGGTATISRVEGRRRHNLEGNNIQVISEQTDAEPTPAKIPTFFPPGPLPPNIPPPPFLPPPPNVNTAPPLIPPPRLPITVPPPGFPPPPSGPPPAIIPTMDSGHPGGYDGRSVPPYPFPQGAYPPPMAGGVPPPWPPMMDNSKPWDYYSRRDDKREKEREQRPRERTHEREREREHSPSAMGYTSEEERYRYREYQEQRGGYGGERHRERSSREKEERHRERRHREKEEGRHKSSRSSSRRRHDSEEGDSHRRHKHKKSKRSKEGKEASEEISADQENQEAME; from the exons ATGTCTGCTGCTGCGGAGGAAGCAGACAAAACCACTGACGCGAGCGctggagacgaggaggaggaatggCTGTATGGAG ATGAGTCTGAGAGCAAAGATGAGGACGAGGAAGCCAAACTGAATGCTGCAGTCAG TGCACCCGCTGATGCCTCAACAGAGGATGGAGCTGCACACGCTACAGGAAATGGAGTGGCCTCTGAG GCGAcgggtgatggtgaaggtgcaGGTGCTGAGGATGTCGACAGTGACAGCGACagtgatgatgacgatgatgatgtcCGCGTCACCATTGGAGACATTAAAACTGGAGCACCACAGTACAC AAATTATGGAGCTCCACCTGTCAATCTCAACATAAAGACAACAGGCTCCAGACCTTATGGAG CCTCCAAGATGAAGGGAGTGGATCTGGAGGCTCCTGGAAGCATTAACGGGGTTCCAGTGCTGGAGGCAGAAATGGAGTCCTTCGAAGAGAAACCCTGGAGGAAACcag gAGCGGATCTGTCAGACTACTTTAATTACGGCTTCAATGAAGACACATGGAAGGCTTACTGTGAAAAACAGAAGAGACTGCGTATGGGCATGGAGGTCTCTACTGTCAGCTCCATCACGAGCAAGATCACT GTTCAGCAAGGCAGGACGGGCAATGACAAGGATATATCCGTTTTACCTGTTCACACCTCCAAGCCAGACTTCTCATCTCCTATCAACATGTACAAACCCGCTGTCAATCAGGTCCCCAG GATCTCTCCCCCACAGTGGCCTGGCCCGCCTCCTCCGGACATGTCCTATTATAC GAAGACGAGTGGTACTATAGATGTGATTGGCGGAGGGACGGCCACCATCAGCAGGGTTGAAGGGCGACGCAGACACAATCTCGAAGGCAACAATATCCAG GTGATCTCTGAACAGACAGACGCTGAGCCGACTCCAGCTAAGATTCCCACCTTCTTCCCCCCTGGACCGCTTCCTCCAAACATACCCCcgcctcctttcctccctccaccACCCAACGTCAACACTGCACCCCCACTCATCCCCCCACCCA GGTTACCCATTACTGTCCCTCCTCCTGGTTTTCCTCCTCCACCTAGCGGGCCCCCTCCTGCTATCATCCCCACTATGGACAG TGGCCACCCTGGAGGTTATGATGGACGCTCTGTCCCTCCCTATCCGTTCCCTCAAG GTGCATACCCTCCACCCATGGCTGGAGGTGTACCTCCTCCTTGGCCCCCCATGATGGACAACTCTAAACCCTGGGACTACTATTCCCGCCGAGACgacaagagagagaaggaaagagaacaACGACCCAGAGAGAGGACACATGAgcgggaaagagagagggagcacaGCCCTTCAGCTATGGGCTACACCAG CGAAGAGGAGCGGTATCGTTACCGCGAGTACCAGGAGCAGCGTGGTGGTTATGGGGGGGAGCGACATCGTGAGCGGTCGAGccgagagaaagaggaaagacacagagagagacggcaccgagagaaagaggaaggacGCCACAAGTCCTCTCGCAG CAGTAGCAGGAGGAGGCACGACAGCGAGGAGGGCGACAGCCACCGGAGGCACAAACACAAGAAGAGCAAGAGGAGCAAGGAGGGCAAAGAGGCCAGCGAGGAGATCAGCGCAGACCAAGAGAACCAGGAGGCCATGGAgtag
- the kitb gene encoding KIT proto-oncogene, receptor tyrosine kinase b, with the protein MGCHWVVLASYFVLLPLTVWCQPVISPSGPHVVIPKRGKLELRCRDNGTTTSGVPSRLRWQRERARRLEGEVEEDGVAFVRVSAAQVYHMGRYVCVNNSTLEHSSIYVYVKDTQNAFQRTMVNVILVRTGENCTIPCLVTDPEVTLLALETCDGRPLPSGMSYHSNLQRGVIISNVRKEYEGCFVCVGQLAGGKVTSSQYTMDVRLVPEVPPMIMLSQKDTVILRRGERFEITCSSTNVNPDFSVKWDFPSTAHPGETHTSHILSGSRGYRRATSLLITAVNQSDSGTYRCHAHNERGASATALQLDVRDQGFITMLGGPSPIQAEVKEGESLSLRVEFNAYPAPSSLSWSYNGKQLLNTTEHVITIHRRKYRLISELRLVRVLGSEGGIYKFSASHEDTSVDHSFHVYVNSKPVIVAQEGPVDGQVRCVAAGFPVPKISWYFCEMPHTRCSHLPNATQWETPDVAMETESAFGRSEVVSRLNVSKEHAHYHTLECVAASTEGEEAYTLFSISERIVPHKLFTPLLIGMVATGGVLSLILVVLLYKYMQKPKFQIQWKVIESIHGNNYIYIDPTQLPYDSKWEFPRQKLRFGKTLGSGAFGKVVRATAYGLCSADTVTTVAVKMLKPNAHATEKEALMSELKVLSYLGNHVNIVNLLGACTVGGPILVITEYCCYGDLLNFLRRKRESFLNSQVGDGYYRNVSNQTEPTASGEVTGTGYMPMRPSEKERSSQSVDVEELSLDAEDLLSFSYQVAKGMEYITSKNCVHRDLAARNILLTHGRVAKICDFGLARDITTDASYVLRGNARLPVKWMSPESIFDCVYTFESDVWSYGILLWEIFSLGNSPYPGMQVGSVFYRMIQDGHRMTRPDFAPIEMYDMMLSCWNHDPLKRPPFRKLVERTELLLSENTRNVYLTLSNAPGHPDQQRAPSRRLSSVCSTTAPTQPLLQSTPDVFLDYV; encoded by the exons ATGGGATGCCACTGGGTTGTTTTGGCctcttattttgttttgctgccACTAACAG TTTGGTGCCAGCCAGTCATCTCCCCCAGCGGGCCTCACGTTGTCATTCCCAAGAGGGGGAAGCTGGAGCTGCGTTGCCGTGACAATGGCACCACGACGTCTGGCGTCCCGTCCAGGTTGAGGtggcagagggagagagctcGCAGGCTGGAGGGAGAGGTGGAAGAGGACGGAGTGGCCTTCGTCAGGGTGTCAGCGGCGCAGGTCTACCACATGGGTCGTTATGTGTGTGTCAACAACAGCACACTGGAACACAGCTCCATCTATGTATATGTGAAAG ACACCCAGAATGCCTTCCAGCGCACCATGGTGAACGTCATCCTGGTGCGTACAGGTGAGAACTGCACCATTCCCTGTCTTGTGACCGACCCCGAGGTCACCCTGCTGGCCCTGGAGACCTGCGATGGACGACCTTTGCCCTCTGGAATGAGCTACCACAGCAACCTCCAGCGAGGCGTCATCATCAGCAACGTGAGAAAGGAATACGAGggctgttttgtgtgtgtgggacagCTCGCTGGAGGCAAAGTGACGTCGAGCCAATACACCATGGATGTACGACTTG TGCCAGAGGTGCCTCCAATGATCATGCTGTCCCAGAAGGACACCGTTAtcctgaggagaggagagcggtTTGAGATTACCTGTAGCTCCACCAACGTCAACCCGGATTTCAGTGTCAAGTGGGATTTCCCGTCAACAGCG CATCCCGGTGAAACTCACACCTCGCACATCCTGTCCGGTTCCCGCGGATACCGACGTGCCACCTCGCTCTTGATCACAGCTGTCAACCAATCAGACTCTGGCACTTACCGCTGCCACGCCCACAACGAGAGAGGCGCCAGTGCCACTGCGCTGCAGCTGGATGTCCGAG ATCAGGGGTTCATCACCATGTTAGGAGGCCCAAGTCCAATCCAGGCTGAGGTTAAAGAGGGGGAGAGTCTGAGCCTCAGAGTAGAGTTCAACGCCTATCCTGCACCCAGTTCCCTGTCCTGGTCTTACAATGGCAAACAGCTCCTCAACACCACAGAGCACGTCATCACCATCCACCGCCGCAAATAcag ACTCATCAGCGAGCTCCGACTAGTGAGGGTCCTCGGCTCGGAGGGCGGGATCTATAAGTTCTCAGCCAGCCACGAGGACACATCCGTCGATCATTCGTTCCACGTGTACGTCAACA GCAAGCCGGTAATCGTCGCCCAGGAAGGCCCTGTTGATGGACAGGTGCGGTGCGTCGCCGCTGGTTTCCCAGTCCCCAAAATAAGCTGGTACTTCTGTGAGATGCCCCACACAAG GTGCTCACACCTGCCCAACGCCACCCAATGGGAAACTCCggatgttgccatggagacagaATCTGCCTTCGGTCGTAGCGAGGTGGTGAGCCGACTGAACGTGAGCAAGGAGCACGCACACTATCACACCCTGGAGTGTGTGGCGGCGAGTACGGAGGGGGAGGAGGCCTACACACTGTTCTCCATCAGTG AACGCATCGTCCCACATAAACTCTTCACTCCTCTTCTAATTGGCATGGTGGCCACTGGCGGCGTCCTCAGCCTCATTCTAGTGGTGCTGCTCTATAAATACATGCAG AAACCAAAGTTCCAGATCCAGTGGAAGGTCATTGAGAGTATCCATGGCAACAACTACATATACATTGACCCCACCCAGCTGCCGTATGACTCCAAATGGGAGTTTCCTCGACAGAAACTACGATTCG GTAAAACTCTGGGCTCTGGAGCTTTTGGAAAGGTAGTGAGGGCCACAGCGTACGGACTCTGCTCTGCCGATACTGTTACAACCGTCGCTGTTAAGATGCTCAAac CCAACGCCCATGCTACGGAGAAGGAGGCGCTGATGTCAGAGCTGAAGGTGCTCAGTTACCTTGGAAACCACGTGAACATTGTCAACCTGCTGGGGGCGTGCACTGTCGGAG GCCCAATTTTGGTGATCACAGAGTACTGTTGCTATGGCGACCTCCTCAACTTCCTGCGCAGAAAAAGAGAGTCCTTCCTAAACTCCCAAGTTGGCGATGGTTACTATCGCAACGTCTCGAACCAAACGGAGCCTACAgcaag cgGAGAGGTGACTGGTACAGGCTATATGCCCATGCGTCCCTCTGAGAAAGAGAGGTCTTCCCAGTCAG TCGACGTAGAGGAGCTGTCTCTGGACGCCGAAGATCTCCTCAGCTTCTCCTACCAGGTGGCCAAAGGAATGGAATACATTACTTCCAAGAAC tGTGTCCACAGGGATCTTGCAGCCAGAAACATTCTGCTGACTCACGGCAGGGTGGCGAAGATCTGTGACTTTGGCTTGGCACGAGACATCACCACTGATGCCAGCTATGTGCTCCGAGGCAAC GCTCGTCTGCCGGTCAAGTGGATGTCTCCCGAGAGCATTTTCGACTGTGTCTACACCTTTGAGAGTGACGTGTGGTCCTACGGCATCCTGCTCTGGGAAATCTTCTCTCTGG GTAACAGCCCGTATCCTGGGATGCAGGTCGGCTCAGTGTTTTATAGGATGATTCAAGATGGCCACAGGATGACCAGGCCCGACTTTGCTCCCATCGAGat GTATGACATGATGTTGTCCTGTTGGAACCACGATCCTTTGAAAAGGCCGCCCTTCAGGAAACTGGTGGAGAGGACCGAGCTGCTACTGTCAGAAAATACCAGGAAT GTGTACCTGACACTGAGCAACGCTCCAGGTCATCCAGATCAGCAGAGGGCGCCGTCACGGAGGCTGAGCTCAGTCTGCAGCACAACAGCCCCCACACAGCCTTTGCTGCAAAGCACGCCTGACGTCTTCCTGGACtatgtctga
- the fip1l1b gene encoding pre-mRNA 3'-end-processing factor FIP1 isoform X1, with the protein MSAAAEEADKTTDASAGDEEEEWLYGDESESKDEDEEAKLNAAVSAPADASTEDGAAHATGNGVASEATGDGEGAGAEDVDSDSDSDDDDDDVRVTIGDIKTGAPQYTNYGAPPVNLNIKTTGSRPYGASKMKGVDLEAPGSINGVPVLEAEMESFEEKPWRKPGADLSDYFNYGFNEDTWKAYCEKQKRLRMGMEVSTVSSITSKITVQQGRTGNDKDISVLPVHTSKPDFSSPINMYKPAVNQVPRISPPQWPGPPPPDMSYYTKTSGTIDVIGGGTATISRVEGRRRHNLEGNNIQVISEQTDAEPTPAKIPTFFPPGPLPPNIPPPPFLPPPPNVNTAPPLIPPPRLPITVPPPGFPPPPSGPPPAIIPTMDSGHPGGYDGRSVPPYPFPQGAYPPPMAGGVPPPWPPMMDNSKPWDYYSRRDDKREKEREQRPRERTHEREREREHSPSAMGYTSEEERYRYREYQEQRGGYGGERHRERSSREKEERHRERRHREKEEGRHKSSRSSSSRRRHDSEEGDSHRRHKHKKSKRSKEGKEASEEISADQENQEAME; encoded by the exons ATGTCTGCTGCTGCGGAGGAAGCAGACAAAACCACTGACGCGAGCGctggagacgaggaggaggaatggCTGTATGGAG ATGAGTCTGAGAGCAAAGATGAGGACGAGGAAGCCAAACTGAATGCTGCAGTCAG TGCACCCGCTGATGCCTCAACAGAGGATGGAGCTGCACACGCTACAGGAAATGGAGTGGCCTCTGAG GCGAcgggtgatggtgaaggtgcaGGTGCTGAGGATGTCGACAGTGACAGCGACagtgatgatgacgatgatgatgtcCGCGTCACCATTGGAGACATTAAAACTGGAGCACCACAGTACAC AAATTATGGAGCTCCACCTGTCAATCTCAACATAAAGACAACAGGCTCCAGACCTTATGGAG CCTCCAAGATGAAGGGAGTGGATCTGGAGGCTCCTGGAAGCATTAACGGGGTTCCAGTGCTGGAGGCAGAAATGGAGTCCTTCGAAGAGAAACCCTGGAGGAAACcag gAGCGGATCTGTCAGACTACTTTAATTACGGCTTCAATGAAGACACATGGAAGGCTTACTGTGAAAAACAGAAGAGACTGCGTATGGGCATGGAGGTCTCTACTGTCAGCTCCATCACGAGCAAGATCACT GTTCAGCAAGGCAGGACGGGCAATGACAAGGATATATCCGTTTTACCTGTTCACACCTCCAAGCCAGACTTCTCATCTCCTATCAACATGTACAAACCCGCTGTCAATCAGGTCCCCAG GATCTCTCCCCCACAGTGGCCTGGCCCGCCTCCTCCGGACATGTCCTATTATAC GAAGACGAGTGGTACTATAGATGTGATTGGCGGAGGGACGGCCACCATCAGCAGGGTTGAAGGGCGACGCAGACACAATCTCGAAGGCAACAATATCCAG GTGATCTCTGAACAGACAGACGCTGAGCCGACTCCAGCTAAGATTCCCACCTTCTTCCCCCCTGGACCGCTTCCTCCAAACATACCCCcgcctcctttcctccctccaccACCCAACGTCAACACTGCACCCCCACTCATCCCCCCACCCA GGTTACCCATTACTGTCCCTCCTCCTGGTTTTCCTCCTCCACCTAGCGGGCCCCCTCCTGCTATCATCCCCACTATGGACAG TGGCCACCCTGGAGGTTATGATGGACGCTCTGTCCCTCCCTATCCGTTCCCTCAAG GTGCATACCCTCCACCCATGGCTGGAGGTGTACCTCCTCCTTGGCCCCCCATGATGGACAACTCTAAACCCTGGGACTACTATTCCCGCCGAGACgacaagagagagaaggaaagagaacaACGACCCAGAGAGAGGACACATGAgcgggaaagagagagggagcacaGCCCTTCAGCTATGGGCTACACCAG CGAAGAGGAGCGGTATCGTTACCGCGAGTACCAGGAGCAGCGTGGTGGTTATGGGGGGGAGCGACATCGTGAGCGGTCGAGccgagagaaagaggaaagacacagagagagacggcaccgagagaaagaggaaggacGCCACAAGTCCTCTCGCAG CAGCAGTAGCAGGAGGAGGCACGACAGCGAGGAGGGCGACAGCCACCGGAGGCACAAACACAAGAAGAGCAAGAGGAGCAAGGAGGGCAAAGAGGCCAGCGAGGAGATCAGCGCAGACCAAGAGAACCAGGAGGCCATGGAgtag
- the LOC119485263 gene encoding uncharacterized protein LOC119485263 produces the protein MKKCVAVVVLLSLLSLGRSAPLSSCDHLVKPITVSNEDMLGRWLYIGGSSDLPGSRSLGHLMTSIWLDITATTQSNILNIIQTQRVYGKCSSLTYTVTFENSTMLIEQPFYLKEVYLTTNCSDCLVVHEELTSGKDTFTSFMLFSRRQSVSPDVVEAFKTQAECLKMPSPIMINTNNEICPDNISPSDGLSALNSLLEAKMGHRVAKLLDAFFDMFVN, from the exons ATGAAGAAGTGTGTTGCTGTTGTGGTGTTGCTGAGTCTTCTCTCGTTGGGAcgctctgctcctctgagcagctgtgACCATCTGGTCAAACCCATAACTGTCAGCAATGAAGAC ATGTTGGGAAGGTGGCTGTACATTGGTGGGAGCTCTGACCTCCCAGGAAGCCGCTCCCTGGGCCATCTGATGACCAGCATCTGGCTGGACATCACCGCAACCACCCAGAGCAACATCCTCAATATCATCCAGACTCAGAGAGT ATATGGCAAATGTTCCAGCTTAACTTACACTGTGACCTTTGAAAACAGCACGATGTTAATTG AGCAACCTTTCTACCTCAAGGAAGTCTACCTGACGACTAACTGCTCCGACTGTCTGGTTGTCCATGAAGAACTTACCTCTGGCAAAGACACCTTCACCAGTTTTATGCTTTTTA GCAGGAGACAGAGTGTCTCACCTGATGTTGTGGAGGCGTTCAAGACACAAGCAGAATGTCTAAAGATGCCGTCGCCTATAAtgataaacacaaacaacg AAATCTGCCCGGACAACATTTCGCCCTCAGACGGGCTCAGCGCCCTCAACTCCTTATTAGAGGCCAAGATGGGACATCGAGTTGCAAAACTCCTGGATGCTTTTTTTGATATGTTTGTGAACTGA